One part of the Malus sylvestris chromosome 2, drMalSylv7.2, whole genome shotgun sequence genome encodes these proteins:
- the LOC126598691 gene encoding acyl-CoA--sterol O-acyltransferase 1-like, producing MDGDMINLLKVWLSVCVCVCYCYATAKFVPKGLTRLICFLPIVCIFLYLPLFISSMHLAGNTSFFVSWLANFKLLLFAFGKGPLASDPSISLARFVPLACLPIKIQQNKNPPPNPLAKHKKTTKNEGIRFLQKQNGQSKENPPADHQNKENPTPPDPKVGHKIPLNHVIKALLFGILLRAYDYSDRIPPYVVWVLYSLHIYLFLELVLAVAAALARTLLATELEPQFNEPYLSTSLQDFWGRRWNLMVTGILRPTVYEPTLGFSRRVVGRRWAPLPAVLATFVVSGLMHEIVFYHMGRMPPTWGLTCFFLLHGVCLTVEIGLKRAMSTGRWRLPRLVSGGFSVGFVMVTSFWLFLPQFFRFGAEITAFEEYAAVGEFFRNLFSPFVARVG from the coding sequence ATGGATGGAGATATGATAAACTTGTTGAAGGTATGGCTCTcagtctgtgtgtgtgtatgttacTGCTATGCCACTGCCAAGTTCGTCCCCAAAGGTTTAACAAGACTCATTTGTTTCCTTCCAATTGTCTGCATCTTTCTCTACCTTCCTCTCTTCATCTCCTCCATGCATCTTGCCGGCAACACATCTTTCTTCGTTTCTTGGCTCGCAAACTTCAAGCTCTTGCTCTTTGCTTTTGGTAAAGGACCTCTGGCTTCTGACCCATCAATCTCTCTCGCTCGTTTTGTTCCTCTTGCTTGCCTCCCAATCAAGATCCAACAAAATAAGAACCCACCTCCAAATCCATTagccaaacacaaaaaaactacCAAAAATGAAGGAATTCGAttcctacaaaaacaaaatggCCAATCCAAAGAAAACCCACCTGCAGATCACCAAAACAAAGAGAACCCAACTCCCCCAGATCCCAAAGTAGGCCATAAAATCCCTCTAAATCATGTCATAAAGGCTCTGCTTTTTGGAATTTTGCTACGTGCCTATGATTACAGTGACCGAATCCCTCCATACGTCGTGTGGGTTCTCTATTCGCTGCACATTTACTTGTTCCTCGAACTCGTCCTAGCCGTGGCTGCAGCCCTGGCTCGAACCCTCCTGGCCACCGAGCTCGAGCCGCAGTTCAACGAGCCTTATCTCTCAACCTCGCTCCAAGACTTCTGGGGCCGGCGGTGGAATCTCATGGTCACTGGCATCCTACGACCCACCGTGTACGAACCAACCCTCGGCTTCTCACGACGCGTCGTGGGCCGCAGGTGGGCCCCGCTGCCCGCGGTCCTCGCGACCTTTGTGGTGTCGGGTTTGATGCACGAGATCGTGTTTTATCACATGGGGAGGATGCCGCCCACGTGGGGACTCACGTGCTTCTTTCTGCTGCACGGGGTGTGTTTGACGGTTGAGATCGGTTTGAAGAGGGCGATGTCGACCGGCAGGTGGCGGTTGCCGAGGTTGGTATCTGGAGGTTTTAGCGTCGGATTCGTGATGGTGACCTCCTTTTGGCTGTTTCTTCCGCAGTTCTTTCGGTTTGGGGCTGAGATTACAGCGTTTGAGGAGTATGCTGCTGTAGGTGAATTTTTTAGGAATCTGTTTAGCCCATTTGTTGCTCGGGTAGGCTAA